The Deltaproteobacteria bacterium region CCGCCTCGTCGTACCACAGGCTGCCCAGGCTGAACGCGGGACCTGGAGGCGGACCGGGTATGTCGTTAGATTGCACCACGCCCGGTAGTCTATACGACAAGAGCCGTATGGTTTACCAGTGTCGCGCGATGGCGGCGCGACACTGGCTCCACACGACTCATGCCGTTGTGAAAACGATCCGGTCTACCGGAACGGCGGGGCGTAGAGCAGTCCGCCGTTCGTCCACTGGGCGTTGAGTCCCCGATCGAGGGCGATGGGGGGCTTCTTGCCGAGGTGCTTCTCGAAGACCTCGCCGTAGTTGCCCACCTGCGCGATGATGTTCACCGCCCAGTCCTTGGACAACCCCAGCCGCTCGCGGCCCTGCAACTCCTCGACACCGAGCAGGCGGTTGACCTCCTTGTTCTTGTTTTCCTTCGCCGCCATCGCCTTCACGTTCTTGGAGGTGACGCCCATCTCCTCGGCCGCGATCATGGCGTTGAGGGACCAGCGCACGATGTCCGCCCACTGGTCGTCGCCGTGCCGCACGAGCGGACCCAGCGGCTCCTTGGAGATGATTTCCGGCAGAACCACGTGGTCGTCCGGGTTGTCGGTGGCGGCGCGGGTGGCCGCCAGACCGGAGCGGTCGGTGGTGTACACGTCGCAGCGGCCGGCCAGGTAGTTGGTGCGCGCCTCGGTGTTGGTCTCGATGGGCACCGGCTCATACTTCATGTTGTTGGCGCGGAAGTAGTCCGCGAGGTTCAACTCCGTGGTGGTGCCGGTCTGGATGCAGACCGAAGCGCCGGCGAGGTCCTTGGCGGACTTGACGCCGAGCTTCTTCGGCGCCATGAAGCCCTGGCCGTCGTAGTAGTTGATGCCCACGAAGGTGAGCTGCAGGTCCACGTCCCGGCTGAAGGTCCAGGTCGTGTTGCGCGACAGCATGTCGATCTCGGCCGAACGCAGCGCGGTGAAACGCGTCTTGCCGGTGAGGTTCTTGTACTTGAGTTTGTTGGCGTCGCCGAATACCGCGGCGGCCACCGCCCGGCACACGTCGACGTCGAAGCCCTTCCACACGCCCTTGTCGTCCGGCGCGGCAAAACCCACCAAGCCGGTGTTGATGCCGCAGATCAGTTCGCCGCGCTGGCGGACGTCGTCCAAGGTCCCCGCCGATGCGAGGGAGACGGCCATCGCCAAACCGACCGCGGCCGCGACGCTGCTGGTAACTACACGTGACAGAATTCTCATGAGTATCCTCCTTGTCAGCGGAAAGTTGGCATATAGTAAGCCGATCACATATTGTTGAACAACCGGTTTATTTGAAGCCGGGAAAAAACTATGAAAAAAGCAACGATCCGCGGCATGTCCGGTCCTTTCGACCCCCAACGTTCGCCCTTTAACGGCGTTCCTCCGGGATCAGCCCCCGCGGAGCGAAGCGCAGCACCAGCAGGAGCACCACCCCCATCACCACCAGACGCATGTGGGCGGCGCTGTCCATGAGGTGGATGCGAAGCGGGTTGTCCGCGCCCAGGGGGGAGGTCAGCAAGTCCATCAGCCAGAGGCCCAGGGGCTCGGCTTCCACCCAGACGTACCACACCAGGAAACCGCCGAGGACGGCGCCCCAGTTGTTGCCGGAGCCGCCGACGATGACCATGACCCAGATGAGGAAGGTAAAGCGCAACGGGTGGTAGGTGGTGGGCGTGAACTGCCCGTCCAGGGTGACGAGCATGGCGCCGGCGATGCCCACCACGGCCGAGCCCAGCACGAACACTTGCAGGTGCCGCGCCGTGACGTCCTTGCCCATGGCCTCGGCCGCGGTCTCGTTGTCCCTGATGGCGCGCATCATGCGTCCCCAAGGCGCTCGCAGCGCCGCCTCGGAGAGCCACATCAGCACCAGCAGCACCAGCGCGAAGAGACCCGCGTAGGAAAGCTTCACCACGATGGAAGACAGCTCCACCGGAGATGCGCCGAGGCTTTCCGCCCATTCCCGGAACCATACGGCGGCTTGAAGGTCCACCTCGTAAGGCACCGGCCGGGGCAGGCCGGTGACGTTCTTCACGCCCCGCGCCAGCCATTCCTCGTACTTGAGAAAGGCGACGATGATCTCGGAGATTCCCAGGGTAGCGATGGCGAGATAGTCGGCGCGCAGCCCGAGGCTGATCTTGCCCGCGGCCCAGGCCGCGCCCGCGGCCAGCGCGCCGCCCACGAACCACGACAGGACGACGGGCAGGCCGAAGCCGCCGAGGTAGCCGGTGCGCGACGGGTCCACCGCCTCGATGGCACGTACCGCGGGCTCGAACAGCGCCCGGGCCGCGAAGTAGCCGGCCGCCACCACCAGCGCCACCGCCAGCCTGCGGTAGGGCGGCCGCCGCACCCTGCGGTGGACCAGCACCGCGGCCGCGATGGTGACGAGCGCCAGCGCCAGGGCCAGCACCACGCCCGCGCCGCCCGCCTGCCACGCCGCCCCCACCGGCGGCATGGTCACCAGCACCCCCGCCAGTCCGCCCATGGCGGTGAAGCCCATGACCCCGGCGTTGAACAGACCGGCATAGCCCCACTGGATGTTCACCCCCAGCGTCATGACGGCCGAGATCAGGCACAGGTTCAGGATCGTCAGCGCCAGGGGCCAGCTCTGGCCGGCGCCCACGAGGCAGATGAGCGCCGCCATGGCGATGAACAGCAGCGTCTTTCCCGGGGTCCGCAGCGCCCGAACGGCGCGGACGGAAAGGGGCGCGGAAGCGTCGCTCATGACGACTTCCCGCTGAAGATTCCGGTGGGCTTCACCAGCAGCACGACCACCAGGATGAAGAAAGACACAGCGAACTTGTAATCGGTGGAGAGGAACTGCACCAGGCCGTCGGGGCGCCAACCCTCCGGCCCCAGGTACGCCAGGAATTTCCGGTAGGGGTAGGTCAGAAACACCTCGGAGAAGGCCACCACGAAGCCGCCGACGATTGCGCCCAGGGGATTGCCCAGGCCGCCGACGATGGCCGCGGCGAAGATGGGCAGGAGTAGCTGCAGAAAGGTGAACGGCTTGAAGCTTTTGTCCAGGCCGTACAGGGTCCCCGCCACGGCCGCGAGACAGCCGACGATGAGCCAGGTCACCGCCACCACCCGTTCGGGGTTGATGCCGGACAGCAGGGCCAGGTCCTCGTTGTCCGAGAAGGCGCGCATGGACTTGCCGGTGCGGGTCCTCTCCAGGAACCAGAAGAGCGCCGCCACCAGCACCACCGCCACCACCACGCTGAGCGTCTGGGTGGTCTTGATGGCGAGGCCCTCGGACAACCCGCTCCAGGCCCTGAACTCCCGCACCGTGAACAGGAAGCGGGCGCCGTCCGTGAAGACCCGGTCGGCCGGTCCGATGACGAAGCGGATGATTCCGTTGAGGACGAACATGACCCCCACCGACACCACCAGCAGCAGCACCGGCTGCGCCCGGCTGCGCCGGTAGAAGCGGAAGACCCAGCGGTCCGTCAGCAGGCACAGCGCGGCGGTGGCCGCCATGCCCGCGGGCAGCGCCAGCAGCGCCGTGGGCAGCGGCCCGAGGGTCACGCCCCCGTACTGCAGCAGCCAGGTGAACAGGACGGTGACCATGGCGCCGAAGGCCATGATCTCGCCGTGGGCGAAGTTGGAGAAGCGCAGGACGCCGTACACCAGCGTGACCCCCATGGCGCCGAGGGCGAGCTGGCAGCCGTAGGCGGTGGCGGGAATCACCAGGAAGTTGGTGACCAGGACGATCGCGTTGACGATGTCTTCCAATGGGTCACCCCCCGAGAAACGATTGCCGGACCTCGGCGTTGGCCAGCAGCATCTTTCCGGTGCCGGTGAAGCGGTTGCGGCCCTGCACCAGGACGTAGCCCTTGTCCGCCAGTTCCAGGGCCTGGCGCGCGTTCTGTTCCACGATCAGCACGGCGACGCCGCTCTGGGCGATGTCGAGAATGCGTTCGAATAGCTCGTGGGTGACGATGGGCGAAACCCCGGCGCTGGGCTCGTCGAGCATGAGCGCCCGCGGCCGGTTCATCAGCGCGCGGCCGATGGCCACCTGCTGGCGCTGGCCGCCGGACAACTCACCGGCGGGCTGCCGGCGCTTGTCCTTCAGCGCCGGGAACAGGCCGTAGACCTCGTCCAGGGTGCCGGCGATGTCGTCGGTGCGGACGAACGCGCCCATCTCCAGGTTCTCCTGCACCGTCAGCGAGCGGAACACGTTGTCGGTCTGCGGCACGAACCCCATGCCCTTGCGCGCCCGCGCCTGCGGCGCCAGCGCGGTGATGTCCTCGCCGGCGAGGCGCACCGACCCCGAGCGAAGCGTCAGCATGCCGAAGAGCGCGCGCATGGCCGTGGACTTGCCGGCGCCGTTGGGACCCACCACCACGGTGATCTCGCCGCGCTCCGCGGCGATGGCGCAACCCCGGAGGATGTCCGGGCCGCCATAGCCGCCGACGAGGTCCGCGCCGGTCAGAAAGCTCACAAGCGTCGCTCCTCGCGCGTCACCAACCCGCGGCCGAGATAGGCCTCGATGACCCGCTCGTCGGATTGCACCTCCGGAAAGGACCCTTGGGTCAGCACCCTTCCCTCGGCCATGACGATGACCGGATCGCACAGGAGCGAGATCAGCTCCATGTCGTGCTCGATGATGCAGAAGGTGTAACCGTGGTGCAGGTTGAGGCGCAGGATGGCGCCGGCGATGTCCTTGAGGAGGGTGCGGTTGACCCCCGCGCCCACCTCGTCGAGCAGCACCAAGCGCGGCTCCGCCATCATGGTGCGCCCCAGTTCCAACAGCTTCTTCTGTCCGCCGGAAAGGTTGCCGGCCAACTCCCCCGCCACGCCCTCGAGCTTCAGGAACTCGATGACCTCGTCGGCGCGGGCGCCGTTGGCGGATTCCTGGGCACGGATACGGCCCGGCCTGAGCCACACGTCCAGCAGGCTCTCGCCGGACTGGCCGGCCGGCACCGTCATGAGGTTCTCGCGTACGGTCAGCGTGGAGAACTCGTGGGCGATCTGGAACGTGCGCAGGACGCCCTTGGCGAAGAGCTCGTGGGGCGCGAGCCCGGTGATGTCCTCGCCCTCGAGGTAGACTCTTCCGGATGTTGGCTTATGGACGCCCGCGATGACGTTGAAGAGGGTTGTCTTGCCGGCGCCGTTGGGTCCGATGAGCCCGGTGATGGCTCCTTGCTCAAGTTCCAGCGAGGCGCCGTCCACGGCTCGGATGCCGCCGAAGTGCATGTGCAGGTTCTCTACGGCGATCATCGGCGCGATGTGTCCCGACGAGCTATGCCACTGCGCACGGATTCACAACGAAAAGGCGGACGGGTCTTCGACCCGTCCGCCTTCTTTACCCCATTCGCGCGCTCGCAGGCAAGGATCAATGAAGCCTGCCGGCACTCGTATCGGTGCGTCTACCGGAACTTGACTGTCGTGATCTTGCCGCCCTTGACGACGATCTGGCGGTAGTTGCCGGCGCTCTCGCCCGGGCCGATCAGTTCCACCGCCGAGGCGCCGACGTAGTCCACGTCACCGCCGCCGGCGATGATCTTGAGCGCCTTGGCCAGCTCACCCGGATAGATCTTCTCGCCCGGGGCGTTGGCCACCATCAAGACCTTGTCCTTGAGCTTGCCGCTCTCGGCCGACTTCGCCGCCTGCATGGCCAGCATGATCAGGGCGGCCGCGTCATACGATTCGCCCACGAAGGGACTGTCCGATTTCACATTGGCCGCCTTGGCGATCTCGTCGAGCTTGGTTTTCCCCGGACTGTCGGTGCCTGGATGGGCGCCGATGGCGCCTTCGAGGTCCTTGCCGATGGCTTTGGTCAAGGAATCGCTGATCATGCCGTCAGGCAGATAGAACTTGTCGAAAGCGCCGGTGTCGAGGGCGCCCTGGATGATGCCCTTGCCGCCCTGGTCGGCGTAACCGGCCACGATCAGGATGTCGCCGCCCGCCGCGGCCAGTGCCGCCACCTCCGCGCTGTAGTCGCCCTTGCCGTCCTCGTGGGGGGCCGAGATCGTAATCTTGCCGCCGCCCTTCTTCACGTTGGCGGCGATGCTGTCCGCCAGACCCTTGCCGTAGTCGTTGTTGGTGTAGGTCAGCGCGGCCTCCTTGATCCCCATGTCCTTCAGGATGTCCGCGACGATCGCGCCCTGGCGGGCGTCGGACGGCGCGGTGCGGAAGAAGAGGCCGTTGTCCTCGATGGTGGACAGTGCCGGGGAGGTGGCCGACGGCGAGATCATCACGATACCGTTGGGCTTGGCCACGTTCCCGAGCATGGCGATGGTGACGCCCGAACAGTCGCCGCCGACGATGGCGTTGACCTTGTCCGAGGTGACGATGCGCTCGGTCGCCGCGGATCCGGCCGCGGCGTCGCCGCAGGTGGAATCGGCGCGTACGGAAATCACCTTGGCGCCGCCAAGCAACGCGCCGCTGTCACTGACCTCCTTCATGGCAAGCTCGGCGCCCGCCGCCATTTGGGGTGTCAGCGATTCGATGGGTCCGGTGTATCCGAAAACCACGCCCAGCTTGACGTCGGCGGCGTAGAGCGCGCCAGCGTTCATGACAATGAACAGAATAGCAACAATCAGCCTTTTCATGACGACCTCCTTGGTTGGGAACCGCATGTCGGCAAGACCTTAGCCGAGTTGTCTACTGTTTTGCAATAGCTGTCTGCAAATGAGAGGATCCAACGAGAAAGAATAGGCAAACTTTTTGTAATCGTTACAGTTCTGCCGGCACCGAGACCGTTTGATAATGAAATGGGTCGATCAGCCATGAGTTCCTGGACGGCGGTGGCAGGCATCGTCACGCGCCTCAGTCGGCCAGTTGCTTGACCCCGTTCAGCGCGGCGATCTTGTAGGCCTCTCCCATGGTGGGAAAGTTGAAGACGTTGTCGATGAAGTAGTCGATGGTGCCGTTGAAGCTCATCACCGCCTGGCCGATGTGGATCAGCTCGCACGCTTGGTCGCCGATGATGTGTACGCCCAGCAGGTGTCCGCCGTTGGGCTCGAACAGGAGGGTCAGCATGCCGTGGGGGTCCCCGATGATGCCGGCCTTGGTCACCTCGTCGTAGGTGGCCACGCCCTTGGCGTAGGGCATGCCCCTGGCGTCCAGCTCGACCTGGGTATAGCCGATCATGGCGATCTCGGGGATGGTGTAGACGCACATGGGGAAGAGCGCGCGGCGTCCGCCCGCCCGGCGCCCGAGGGCGTAGCTCGCGGCCATGCGGCCCTGCTCGCTGCTGGTGGAGGCCAGCGCCGGGAAGCCGATGACGTCGCCGGCGGCATAGATGCTGGGGATCGACGTCTGGAAGAGCTCGTTGACCTTGATGAGTCCGTACTCGGTGGTCTCCACTCCCACGTCTTCCAACCCCAGGACCTTGGATGCCACCTCGCGCCCGCTGGCCACGATCACCGCGTCGGTCTCCAGCGTCCGGCCGTCGGCGAGAGCCACGCGCGCCCTTTCCTCCGATCCCGGGATGCGCTCGATCTTCTCGTACCAGGAGTTCCAGACGAACTCGACGCCCGAATCCTCCATGCGCCGAATGAGCAGATCGACCAGTGACTCTTCCGCGAAGGTGAGGAAGGAATGGTCCCGCTGGATCAGCGACACCTTGCACCCCAGCACCGCGAAGGCCGAGCCGTATTCCGCCCCGATGACCCCGGCCCCCACGACCACCAGCGATTCGGGCAGGGACTTGCGCTTGAACTCCAGGGTAAACACCGAGTCGGAATCGTAGATGACCTCGTTGTCCACCGGAATGTCGGGAACGAAACGCGGCGTCGATCCGGAGGCGATGATGATCTTCCCCGCCTTCAGGGTGATGGCCTCCATGGGGTTCTTGAGCAGCCATGCGTGCACCGAGTCGGGGGCCTCCACGGTGGCGTGATAACCGCGGTAGATGTCGATGCGGTCCTGATCGCGGTAGGCTTGAAGCTGCTCTTCCATCATCGCGACGCGCCGTTCCACCACCTTGCGCACGCGCACGAACAGGTCCGACAGGGTGATGTCCTTCTTCTGGGTGAAGTCGGTGCCGTAGAACTGGCGCTGGCGCACTCCGCGCAGGTAGAGGATGGCCTCGCGCAGGGTCTTGCTGGGGATGGTGCCCGAAAGGAGGGTGATCCCGCCCAGGGTCTCCCGACGCTCCAGGATGGCGACCCGGGCGCCCATCTCGCACGCCTGGATGGCGGCCGTGAAGCCCGCGGGACCGCTGCCGATGACGATGACGTCGTAGTCGAAAGACTGCATGAGGTCTTGTCTCGCTCGGGCCTGTTACGTGAGTCTTATGGAACAACCGTTTTTGTTCGATGCGTTAGCGGATCGTCGGAGAATCCATAGCAGATTGGACGCGGAAAAGTCACGCACGGCGTGACGCAGGACGCTAGGCTTCGCTCAAGGCGCGGTAGACCAGCATGATCCCGGTGCCGATCAGCAGCGCCAGGATGGCCCGGTTGAACGTTTTCTGCGGGACCCGGTCCTGAACGCGCAGGCCCACGTAGAAGCTCGCCAGAATGAACCCGGTGACGAAGAGCGACAGCTTCAGCGCCTCGACCGTGAACAGGCCCCACGTGGAGATGGCGACCACCTGCCAGAACTTCGCCATGATGAACGCGGTGGAGATGGCCTTGACGAAGTCGGCCTTGTCCAGGCGCAGGCCATGGAGGTAAACCGCCATGACGGGCCCCATGGTGTTGGTGAGGCCCAGGCAGAGCCCCCCGGCGAACCCCATCACCGGCGACATGAACCGCTCCGCGCGCGGCGGCGTGGTCAGCGTGAAGGCGAACAGGCCCGATGCCGCGAACACCACCACCACGCTCCCCAGGATGAGGTTCAGCGCCCACAACGGGAGCTGGGTCAGCTCCCAGGTGCCGAGGAACACGCCCGCCAGCGCGAACAGGAACATGGACGAGAAGCGCCGGAACATCTCGGTGGGAATGCCCCGGCGGAAGATCTGGCTCAGGTCCATGACCACGCTGGGGATCAGCAGCACGACGATGGCCATGCGGATGTCGAGCAGCAGGGTCAGCATGGGCGTGGCGATGAGGGGGAACCCCATGCCGGTGGCGCCCTTGACGAAGCCGGCGAAGAAGATGGCGGCGGCTACCAGGACCAGAGTCCCGTCAAGCTCCACGGATCACGCTCCGGAGCCCGGAAGAGCTCGGTCCGCGACGGCCCGCCTTCCGGACCGCCGCGCCGCCGGCCGGTCGGCAATGGTGGCCTGCGTGGCGGTGGATCCCTGTAGGGGTGGCCCGCCGGGCGCCCCTGCCCGCGTTACGATTACAAGGGTCGGGCAGGTCACTCGGGCTTCCATCGCTTCTGTACGTCCTGCAACCGCTCGCCCCGCGCCACGGACACGGCGCGCTCGTCCAGCTTGGCGCCGATCCGGTAGTGCTCGCCCTGGACGGCCAACGCCGCTTCGTCGTCCAGCTCCGCCGGCCACAAGCCGAGGGAGTAGCCGTGCCACGGGTTGCCGTACTGGAGCTCCGGCATCCCCAGCTCATCCCACAGCTTGCGCGCCCGTTCCATGTATTCCCGGGTGGGCAGCGACACCGGCGGGAACTCCGCCTTCTTGGTGGCGTCGATGAGCAGCGACGAGTCCTCGCTGTCGTAGTCGCCGGGATGGCCGTGCACGCGCACCAGGTTGATGGGCGAGTGCACGGTCTGGCGGCCTTCGATGATGCGCACGTCGCGGTGCGGCTGGGAGCGGTGGCAGATGGCCCAGTTGACCGCGGCGAAGTTCTCCGGGTCGATGTCGTCGTCCACGGCGATGACCACCTTGCCGAGGTCGTAGCGGAAGCCCAGCACCGCCATCATGGCCTGCCAGGGATCGAGCTTGTGGGTCTTGCGCATCTGCACCACCACGAACTGGCGCAGGTTCACCAGCGGCTCGTGCAT contains the following coding sequences:
- a CDS encoding amino acid ABC transporter substrate-binding protein — encoded protein: MAVSLASAGTLDDVRQRGELICGINTGLVGFAAPDDKGVWKGFDVDVCRAVAAAVFGDANKLKYKNLTGKTRFTALRSAEIDMLSRNTTWTFSRDVDLQLTFVGINYYDGQGFMAPKKLGVKSAKDLAGASVCIQTGTTTELNLADYFRANNMKYEPVPIETNTEARTNYLAGRCDVYTTDRSGLAATRAATDNPDDHVVLPEIISKEPLGPLVRHGDDQWADIVRWSLNAMIAAEEMGVTSKNVKAMAAKENKNKEVNRLLGVEELQGRERLGLSKDWAVNIIAQVGNYGEVFEKHLGKKPPIALDRGLNAQWTNGGLLYAPPFR
- a CDS encoding branched-chain amino acid ABC transporter permease → MAALICLVGAGQSWPLALTILNLCLISAVMTLGVNIQWGYAGLFNAGVMGFTAMGGLAGVLVTMPPVGAAWQAGGAGVVLALALALVTIAAAVLVHRRVRRPPYRRLAVALVVAAGYFAARALFEPAVRAIEAVDPSRTGYLGGFGLPVVLSWFVGGALAAGAAWAAGKISLGLRADYLAIATLGISEIIVAFLKYEEWLARGVKNVTGLPRPVPYEVDLQAAVWFREWAESLGASPVELSSIVVKLSYAGLFALVLLVLMWLSEAALRAPWGRMMRAIRDNETAAEAMGKDVTARHLQVFVLGSAVVGIAGAMLVTLDGQFTPTTYHPLRFTFLIWVMVIVGGSGNNWGAVLGGFLVWYVWVEAEPLGLWLMDLLTSPLGADNPLRIHLMDSAAHMRLVVMGVVLLLVLRFAPRGLIPEERR
- a CDS encoding branched-chain amino acid ABC transporter permease, coding for MEDIVNAIVLVTNFLVIPATAYGCQLALGAMGVTLVYGVLRFSNFAHGEIMAFGAMVTVLFTWLLQYGGVTLGPLPTALLALPAGMAATAALCLLTDRWVFRFYRRSRAQPVLLLVVSVGVMFVLNGIIRFVIGPADRVFTDGARFLFTVREFRAWSGLSEGLAIKTTQTLSVVVAVVLVAALFWFLERTRTGKSMRAFSDNEDLALLSGINPERVVAVTWLIVGCLAAVAGTLYGLDKSFKPFTFLQLLLPIFAAAIVGGLGNPLGAIVGGFVVAFSEVFLTYPYRKFLAYLGPEGWRPDGLVQFLSTDYKFAVSFFILVVVLLVKPTGIFSGKSS
- a CDS encoding ABC transporter ATP-binding protein, producing MRSGHRHGRGKGADPRVLSGGAIRRAGHRGLSRPRVGDARGATLVSFLTGADLVGGYGGPDILRGCAIAAERGEITVVVGPNGAGKSTAMRALFGMLTLRSGSVRLAGEDITALAPQARARKGMGFVPQTDNVFRSLTVQENLEMGAFVRTDDIAGTLDEVYGLFPALKDKRRQPAGELSGGQRQQVAIGRALMNRPRALMLDEPSAGVSPIVTHELFERILDIAQSGVAVLIVEQNARQALELADKGYVLVQGRNRFTGTGKMLLANAEVRQSFLGG
- a CDS encoding ABC transporter substrate-binding protein, encoding MKRLIVAILFIVMNAGALYAADVKLGVVFGYTGPIESLTPQMAAGAELAMKEVSDSGALLGGAKVISVRADSTCGDAAAGSAATERIVTSDKVNAIVGGDCSGVTIAMLGNVAKPNGIVMISPSATSPALSTIEDNGLFFRTAPSDARQGAIVADILKDMGIKEAALTYTNNDYGKGLADSIAANVKKGGGKITISAPHEDGKGDYSAEVAALAAAGGDILIVAGYADQGGKGIIQGALDTGAFDKFYLPDGMISDSLTKAIGKDLEGAIGAHPGTDSPGKTKLDEIAKAANVKSDSPFVGESYDAAALIMLAMQAAKSAESGKLKDKVLMVANAPGEKIYPGELAKALKIIAGGGDVDYVGASAVELIGPGESAGNYRQIVVKGGKITTVKFR
- a CDS encoding sulfite exporter TauE/SafE family protein, whose protein sequence is MELDGTLVLVAAAIFFAGFVKGATGMGFPLIATPMLTLLLDIRMAIVVLLIPSVVMDLSQIFRRGIPTEMFRRFSSMFLFALAGVFLGTWELTQLPLWALNLILGSVVVVFAASGLFAFTLTTPPRAERFMSPVMGFAGGLCLGLTNTMGPVMAVYLHGLRLDKADFVKAISTAFIMAKFWQVVAISTWGLFTVEALKLSLFVTGFILASFYVGLRVQDRVPQKTFNRAILALLIGTGIMLVYRALSEA